The Stigmatella aurantiaca DW4/3-1 genome contains the following window.
TCGCGTAGACCCGGTAGAACACGATGCCGTTGAGCCCCGTGGCGAACAGGAACCCGATCGTCGCCGCGGTGGAGTGCTCCAGCAGCGCGTGGAACAGCAGATCCTCGGCGAAGAAAGCCAGCCCACCGGGAAGACCGACGAACAGCCACCCCATGGCGATGAAGAGGCGGTGGAGGTCCGGCGCGACGTCCGCCAGCCCGTTGTCCGAGGCGAGCTGATCGACGCCATAGGTGTCCTTGAGCAGCCCGGCGATGGTCAGCAGCACGAAGCTGCCGGCCACGGTGGCGATGAGCAGGACGCGGGCCGACTCCCAGCCCATGTGTCCGGCGAAGGCCCCCGCCATCAGCAAGCAGGACTGCGAGAAGGTGATGGCCGAGAGCGCCCGCGCGGGCTCCCGCCGCACCAGCCCAAGGCCGGACTGCAACAGCGCGCTCGCCACGAAGAGGACCATCACCCCGGAGCCCAGGGAGCCCTTGAGCGACGTGGGGTTCTCCACCACGAAGCGGTGCAGCCAGGCGACTCCTGGCTGGCAGAGCAGCAGCAACAAGAACTCCTGCCACTGAAGCCGCCGACGCAAGTCCTCCATCCACAGGTGGAATGGCAGGAGCCCTCCCGCGACGGCGGCCCCCAGCGCCGCGAGCGGCTGCGCCGGGGTGTTCCACGCCGCCAGCACCGTGGTGAGCAGGCCGACCACCATGGGCAGGACCGGAATCCGGGCGGAGCGCCCCGGCCTGGCCACACTGGCACGCACGCACAGCCAGACGAAGAAGGCCACCCAGGCCACGAGAAACAGCGGGCGCGTCGGGGCCACCCAGATGCCTACCGCCGCGGCGGCGCCCACCAGCAAGGACCACCGTCCCGTGGCGCGCACCGAGACCGGTGGGGCGATCACACCTTCATCGAGATTCAGAAATGCTTCGGCCATCAGCTCTTCCGCTGCGCCGGGGTGCTCCCGAGCAAACGGTCCTCAAGGGTGGCAATCCGCGAAAAGAAGCCCAGGAAAGGCCGCGCGATGAAGCTCCACTGGAAGCTGTCCAGCCAGAAGAGCCGCGAGGCGGCCAGGTACAGCGATTGCCGGACCCCCACCGGCAACAGGCGCTCCCAGTTCGAACGCCGCCGCAGGCGGACATCCGTCCCCACGAGCGGGTTGTCCTGAAAGTCCTGAATGAGCGAAGAGGAGCGCAGGAACTGCCACGTCCTCAGTCCAGCATGCGCGCACAGGTGAACCAGGGCGAGCGTGTGCCACCCGAGGCTGATCTCCACGTACAGCAGGCCGAGCTGCGCCATCGTCGCATACGCCAACGAGGTCTTCGCGTCGGGGCGCGTGTGCCCCACGAGCGTGGCGAAGATCGCCGTCAAGAGGCCCACCCCCGCCATCGCCACGCGCACCCCGGGGTGCGCCATCCACAGCGCGCTCGTGCGCAACAGCAGCAGCGGCCCCAGGTGGACGGAGAGCGCGCCATAGAAGATGGCGCTCGAGGAGGCCGGGCCCTCCATGGCGCGGTGGAGCCACGGCGACATGGGCAGCTGGGCGGACTTGGCCAGCGTGGCGAACAGCAGCACCAGCGCCACCCCCGCCGCCGTGGGCACCGCCGCGTTCTCCGCGAAGTGGGAGAACGTTGGGCTGGGCAGCGCGTGGTGGATCCACATCGCCGCGCCGAGCAGCCCCAGATCGCACACGCGGTAGTAGATGAGGGCGCGCAGGCTGTTCTGGTAGCTGCGCGGGTTGCGCCGGAAGAAGGCGATCAGCATCACCGACGACACCCCCACCAGCTCCCAGCCCAGGTAGAGCACATCGATGTTCCCCGCCAGCGTCACCGTCGTGAGGGCGAAGGCCAGCAACGTCACCAGGAACCAGTAGCGCTGCGAGCCAGGCTCCCGGTGGAACGACGGCCGGGAGAAGCGCACGATGACCGGGTAGATGAGGGCCACGAGGGCCAGGTACGTGACCGACAACCGGTCGATGAGCAGCACCACCCGCCACTCGTAGCCATGCGTCACGAGCAGCGGCGGCGTTCCCACCTCCACCAGCCGGGCGGGCTCCCGGAGAAACAGGAGCACCAGGCCAACGGTGGCGATGAGCAACCCCATGGCGTGGGCCACGGCGAGCCGTTGGGTGAGCCGCTCCGGAAGCCGGCGCCCGGACAGTTGGGCAAGCCCCAGCACCGCGGGAATCAGCAGCGCCCAGGCAAAGGTGAGCAGGGAGACAATCTGGAGGTTCACGCGTACACCTCGGCCGGCCGGTCGTGACGAAGGTCGAGGATGGGAGGCAGGGCCGTGGACTTCGCCTCCCGAAATTCCCGCCACAGCTCGCGCCAGGGCACGAAGTTCTTTCCGTCCCAGAGTTCGAGGGCGCGGGTGGATGGATCGACCCGCCCCAGCCGCATCCACTGGCCTTGCACCATGCGGCGCATGCGCGGATGGGTTTCGATCAGGTTCCGCAGATCCTTCTCGGCCGCCTCGACGAGCACGAGGATGCGCATGGGCTCATGCAGCTCGACCATCTGCCGGGCCAGACCGATGCGCAGGTCACTCTTGGAGCCGGTGAGTACGCCCAAGAGCGACACGACGTTCAGCGGCAGCTTGGAGCCCGCGCCGAACCCCTCGTTGTCCACGCGCGAGAAGTAGTAGTCCATGGCGATGTTCACCGCCACGGGGACCGTGCCGAGGATGGCCGACCGCATCTGCGCCCCGCCCTGATCCTGCGTCGGATCATAGGACACGAGGAACGAGCGGCGATCGAGGAACCGCTGTGCCGTCAGCTCCCGCCGGCCGACAATGCAGGCCGCGACGCGGTTGTGGCCGTACTCGGGCCGCGGCTGGGAGAGATCGTGCCCGCGGTCGAGCACGTGCTGCGCCGCCGCCTCCGCCCCCGCCCGGGGGCCCTGGCCGAAGCGCTGGCAGCGCTCCACGGCGTTCATTCGGCAGGCGCGCCCCATCCGCGCCTCCAGCTCCGCCACGTCCGCCAAGCGCTCCGCCGGGAGCCGGTCCCGGTCGAGCACCTCGACGGCGTCCAGGCTGGTGTCGTGGTAGCAGGGCACGAAGAGCGTGGTGGCCGGAATCTGCAACCCCCGCGCGGCCAGCCGCTCGCGGACCTCGGGGCGGTTGGCCATCAGCGCGAACGCCCGGGCATTGGGCTCGCCCGGGTTGCCCGAGCACGCACCACAGCCATACGCCTGGCGGAACGGGTTGTTCGTGTTCGTCGAGCCATGGGCCACCACCGCCACCACCGGGGCGAACGCGCGCGTCAGACCAATCGTCCGCAGGGCGCCCTCGACGATGTTGGCCTGCTCATCCAGCGAGTAGCCACCTTGCGCGTCCAGCGCGATGCCGGTGCGCGGGTGCGGGAAGGCCCGGCGCTGGACGGCGCGGCGCAGCCGGTTCATCCGGCTGGGCATCAGCACCTTCAGCACGAGCGGCAGGAAGCTCAAGACTCCCAGCGCGAGCGAGACGAAGAAGCCGCGGATCAGCGTCCGCGAATGGTAGAAGCTCAGCAGCTGCGCCTTGCCCCCGGCCCGGCCCGCGCGGCTCGCGCGCGCCAGCCGCTCGGCCTCTCCGTCGAGGGGAACCTCCTGGATGGTCCGCGAGGGCTCGACGACGGGAGGACACTGGCGGGTCGCGCGGCTGGCGCCCACGGCCTCGAAGCGCATGTCCACGTTGAAGAAGCCGACGTAGCCCCACGTTTCGATGCCGCACTCCTTCGACTCGAGTGCGCGCCGCATGGACTCTTCCCGGTCATCCATGCACATCAGCGCCTGGAAACGGGGCGCGGTGCTCACGGGCGCCTTCGTGTCCGGACGGAGCCCCTCCTCGAGGTAGGAGAGGAAATCCCCCGCGAAGGAGCGCTCATAGGCCTCCTGCCACAGGTGCAGCCGTCCCAAGGAGGCCGTCTCCGGGGCGAGCGCGGGCCGCGCGATCAGCTCCTCCCGGCGAAGGCCATGACGCTCCAACAGCCACGCGTCGAGCGCGTGCGAGGAGACGAGCATCACCGCGAGCCAGTCTTTCAAGGAAGCGCGCGGCGCCTCCACGGGGGCCAGCGCGGGCTCGGCCTCCAGGCGCGTGACCATGCCCGACCAGCCCTTGAGCGCGAAGAGCGTCTCCAGGCAATAAGCGGCCTCACGCCCCTCGGGCGCCGCCTCCCGCGTCTCGGCCTCGATGATCTCGTCCACCGAGCGCCCTGCCCGCTCGTGTGCCCCAAGCCTCGCCTTGAGCGAGCCCGCCCAATCGAACCCCCAGCCCGGCGCGGCATGCACGCTCGCCAGGAAGAAGCCCCAGAGCGCCCCTTCGCTGAAGGGGTTGGTCCACGCCGCCATGCCCTGGTCCAGGAACGAGGCGATGAGCGGCACGACGAAGTCCTGCAACATCCGGTCGTACGAGACGTGGTACCCGGCATCCAGGCGGGGGGCGAGCCTCAGCAGCGCCACCGGCGCCACCGTGTTGGCCACCGCAGGATCGGCCAGGAAGCGCTCGACCCGGTCCGGCCCGCCGCCGGGCAAGGCCTCCGCGAGCACCGCCTCCAGGCAGTCGCGCCGGATGCGGCCTCGCCCGAGCTCCGAGCGGTAGAACGCCTCGGTCTCGTAGGGGCGCGCCCGGTAGAGCGCCGCCGCCTCCCGCACCACCTCCCGGAACGGACGATCCTCCAGGTTGAGCAGGATGTTGTTGTGAATGAACGCCCAGAGCGGGTTCTGGATCGGCAACTTCGGACGGCACTCGTTCAGCCAGCCGTCCACGAGGGAGGTGGAGTTCATGGGCGTTCAGTCCTCTCGTTCGGCTTTAGGCGGCGGGGCTGAGAGGGCGGGGTAGAAGCTCCCGCCAGAGAACATCCAGCGGCTCCTTGATGACTTTTCCGCCTGCGTTCTGGTACCCCACGCGCCACGCCCGGATGGCCTCGATGGCCGCGTGATCAATCTGATCCACCTCGAACCGCATGTGCACGGTCCGGGCGGCCGGGATGGCGCGCAGCCGGGACATCACCGCCGGCACGGACAGGAAGCTCAGGTGGCCCTGGAGCGTCACGTGGATCTCCTCTCCGCGCGTCTCCGTGGCGAGGCTCACCTTGGCCGTGCGGCGCAGCAGCAGCACGAGCGCCAGCGCGAAGCCAATGCCGATGCCCCACAGCAGGTTGATGAAGACGACGCCCGCCAGGGTGACCGCGTAGACGATGACCTCGTTGAACTCGGCGATCTTGCGGATCTCCTTGGTCTTCACCAGGTTCACGCCGACGTGCACGAGCAGCGCCGCGAGCGCCGCCATAGGCACGCGCGCCAGCAGGCCGGAGAAGAGCAGCACGAACACCAGCATCCACACACCGTGGAGGATGGCGGACAGGCGCGTCTTCGCATCCGCGGCGATGTTCGCGGAGCTGCGCACGATGACGCCCGTGATGGGCAGCCCTCCCAAGAGGCCAGAGATCGTGTTGCCCACGCCCTGGGCGAACAGCTCGCGGTTCAGGTTCGCCCGCGGCCCGGAGTGGAGCTGATCCGTGGCCACCGCGCACAGCAGCGACTCCGCGCTCGCGACCACGAAGAGCGCCAGCGCCGCCAACACCAGATCCCCGACGGGGTGCCCGCCCAACGACGGCAGGTGGAAGTCCTGGAAGATGCCGCTGCCGATGGACACGTGGGGAATTTCCCCCGGCACGACGAGCGACACGGCCGTGCCCACCACGATGGCGACCAGCGAGCCGGGGATGAGGCGCACCTTCTTGGACACGAAGCGGTTCCACAGGACGATGACGAGCAGCGTCGTGGCCCCGACGATCAGCGCGCTGACGTTCACATGGGGCACCGAGTCCGCCAACCCCAGGATGTTGTTGAGCGCCGAGCCCTTGGGCGTGTGGCCCAGGAGCACGTGCATCTGGCCCAGCGCGATGAGGATGCCAATGCCGGCGAGCATCGCCTGGAGCACCGCCGGGGAGATGGCAAGCGCGGCCTGCGCGATTCCCGCCGACCCCGCGGCGATCTGCAGGATGCCCGCCATCGAGGCGATGACGCACGTGGTCTCGAAGCCGAACTTCTGGACGAAGCCGTAGACCATGACGGACAGGCCGGCGGCGGGACCACTCACCTGCAAGGGGGCGCCTCCGAGCACGCCCACCACGATGCCCCCGGTGACGGCGGCGATGAGGCCTGCCTGCACCGGGGCTCCCGACGCCACGGCGATGCCCAACGACAGGGGCAGCGCGACGAGGAAGACCACCAGGGAGGCAGGCAGGTCTTTGAGAAGCGATGACGACAGATTCGAACTCATGAAGCGTTCCTTATGGGGACTCGTCAAGCACGAGGGCTCGGGCAGGAGACAAGCGAGCGCCCTCGGTTTTGTAATCCATCAAGCAAATCACGCGCCACGGCCTTGCAGTCGGCCGTCTTCAGCCAAAATGCCACCCTGCGTCGTCCGCCTCCCGGGCGCCTGGGGCAGGCTGCCCCGTGGCTCAATGGACTTGGGGCACTCTGCCCCATCGCTCTCCTCCTCCGAGGGCATCCAAGGGGGCGTGGGCCGGAGAACTTCGGCTATGCTCGCCGCAGGCAACGCTTGAAAGGCTGGTGCATGAACCGATTGGGAAGACTGGGGGTGGTGCTTGGGGTGCTCACGCTGACGGCGGCCACCGGCTGTGAGGAGAAGCCCGAGCCCGCGAAGATCCATCGCGTGAAGGGCAGCGATCACCTCAGCAAGAAGGAGTGGAAGGAGGCCGCCGCGGCATATGAGCTCTCGCTCCAGGCGGACCCCAAGCAAGACAAGGTCTGGGAGAAGAAGGCCTACGCCCACATGCAGATGGGCGAGACGGACAAGGCCGCGGAAGCCCTCCTCAAGCTCATGGAGTTCAAGACCGAGCCCGCCCAGAAGGCGGAGCTGTACCGCGGCCTGGCGAGCCTCCACATGCAGGGGGGCCAGAGCGACAAGGCCGAGCAGTACTTCAACGAGGCGCTGAAGCTCGAGCCCAAGGACGAGGCGTCCCTGGGGTGGCTGGCGGAGATCTACTCCCAGCGGGGCGGCGCCCGCTCCATGGCCGCCGCGCCCGTCGAGGCGGACCTGCAGAAGTCCCTCGAGTATTACGACAAGGTGATCGCGCTCAACCCGAACTCCGCCAACACGTACCTCAACAAGCGCATCGTGATGGCCAAGTACATGGAGCACGAGAAGCAGCAGAAGGACGTGGCGGAGCTGGAGATCAAGGAGAACGCCAAGGACGCCACCAAGGCCGCCGAGGCGAAGGCCCGGGCCGAGCAGCACCAGGCGCGCATGGAGGAGTTCAAGAAGCAGTTCGACGAACTCAGCCGGAAGTTCTCCGAAGCCGCCAAGGCGGCCAAGGCCGCTCAGGCGGGCGCCACCACCAAGTAGTCCAGGCGCCCCCTCCGAAGGCTTGGAACCCGGGCGGGTTCCAGGCTTTCGGCCCAGCGCCCCTAGCCCACCCGGGGAAGCCGGAGGCTGAAGGTGGAGCCCTCGCCGAGGTTCGACTTCGCGCTGAGCGAGCCCCCGTGCAGCCGCGCGAGCGCCGAGGCGATGTACAGGCCCAGGCCGTGCCCGTTGCCGCCCGAGCCCGGCGCGCGGTGAAAGCGCCCGAAGATGTTGGGGATCTCCGAGGCCGCCATGCCCTGGCCCCAATCCCGCACGTGAACGACCGCGAGCCCCGGGGAGAGGGACAGCCCCACCTCGACGCGCCTGCGCTCGCCACCGTACTTCACCGCGTTGGACAAGAGGTTGTTGAGGATGTTGCGCACGCGCTCGGGATCAAAGATGAGCGGCAGCGGCTGCTCGGTGCCCTCCAGGGAGAAGTCCACCTGGGGTTGGAGTTCACGCCACTCCTGCACCACCGCATGGAGGAACGAGGCGAAGTCTCCGGGCTCCTGGTGAAGCACCATCTTGCCATCCGAGAGCCGGG
Protein-coding sequences here:
- a CDS encoding proton-conducting transporter membrane subunit, which encodes MAEAFLNLDEGVIAPPVSVRATGRWSLLVGAAAAVGIWVAPTRPLFLVAWVAFFVWLCVRASVARPGRSARIPVLPMVVGLLTTVLAAWNTPAQPLAALGAAVAGGLLPFHLWMEDLRRRLQWQEFLLLLLCQPGVAWLHRFVVENPTSLKGSLGSGVMVLFVASALLQSGLGLVRREPARALSAITFSQSCLLMAGAFAGHMGWESARVLLIATVAGSFVLLTIAGLLKDTYGVDQLASDNGLADVAPDLHRLFIAMGWLFVGLPGGLAFFAEDLLFHALLEHSTAATIGFLFATGLNGIVFYRVYASLFCGPTRPELRDLPSSAPSRRWRVALLTAVTVLVILGGIAPALFV
- a CDS encoding proton-conducting transporter membrane subunit, producing the protein MNLQIVSLLTFAWALLIPAVLGLAQLSGRRLPERLTQRLAVAHAMGLLIATVGLVLLFLREPARLVEVGTPPLLVTHGYEWRVVLLIDRLSVTYLALVALIYPVIVRFSRPSFHREPGSQRYWFLVTLLAFALTTVTLAGNIDVLYLGWELVGVSSVMLIAFFRRNPRSYQNSLRALIYYRVCDLGLLGAAMWIHHALPSPTFSHFAENAAVPTAAGVALVLLFATLAKSAQLPMSPWLHRAMEGPASSSAIFYGALSVHLGPLLLLRTSALWMAHPGVRVAMAGVGLLTAIFATLVGHTRPDAKTSLAYATMAQLGLLYVEISLGWHTLALVHLCAHAGLRTWQFLRSSSLIQDFQDNPLVGTDVRLRRRSNWERLLPVGVRQSLYLAASRLFWLDSFQWSFIARPFLGFFSRIATLEDRLLGSTPAQRKS
- a CDS encoding DUF2309 domain-containing protein; its protein translation is MNSTSLVDGWLNECRPKLPIQNPLWAFIHNNILLNLEDRPFREVVREAAALYRARPYETEAFYRSELGRGRIRRDCLEAVLAEALPGGGPDRVERFLADPAVANTVAPVALLRLAPRLDAGYHVSYDRMLQDFVVPLIASFLDQGMAAWTNPFSEGALWGFFLASVHAAPGWGFDWAGSLKARLGAHERAGRSVDEIIEAETREAAPEGREAAYCLETLFALKGWSGMVTRLEAEPALAPVEAPRASLKDWLAVMLVSSHALDAWLLERHGLRREELIARPALAPETASLGRLHLWQEAYERSFAGDFLSYLEEGLRPDTKAPVSTAPRFQALMCMDDREESMRRALESKECGIETWGYVGFFNVDMRFEAVGASRATRQCPPVVEPSRTIQEVPLDGEAERLARASRAGRAGGKAQLLSFYHSRTLIRGFFVSLALGVLSFLPLVLKVLMPSRMNRLRRAVQRRAFPHPRTGIALDAQGGYSLDEQANIVEGALRTIGLTRAFAPVVAVVAHGSTNTNNPFRQAYGCGACSGNPGEPNARAFALMANRPEVRERLAARGLQIPATTLFVPCYHDTSLDAVEVLDRDRLPAERLADVAELEARMGRACRMNAVERCQRFGQGPRAGAEAAAQHVLDRGHDLSQPRPEYGHNRVAACIVGRRELTAQRFLDRRSFLVSYDPTQDQGGAQMRSAILGTVPVAVNIAMDYYFSRVDNEGFGAGSKLPLNVVSLLGVLTGSKSDLRIGLARQMVELHEPMRILVLVEAAEKDLRNLIETHPRMRRMVQGQWMRLGRVDPSTRALELWDGKNFVPWRELWREFREAKSTALPPILDLRHDRPAEVYA
- a CDS encoding SulP family inorganic anion transporter, whose amino-acid sequence is MSSNLSSSLLKDLPASLVVFLVALPLSLGIAVASGAPVQAGLIAAVTGGIVVGVLGGAPLQVSGPAAGLSVMVYGFVQKFGFETTCVIASMAGILQIAAGSAGIAQAALAISPAVLQAMLAGIGILIALGQMHVLLGHTPKGSALNNILGLADSVPHVNVSALIVGATTLLVIVLWNRFVSKKVRLIPGSLVAIVVGTAVSLVVPGEIPHVSIGSGIFQDFHLPSLGGHPVGDLVLAALALFVVASAESLLCAVATDQLHSGPRANLNRELFAQGVGNTISGLLGGLPITGVIVRSSANIAADAKTRLSAILHGVWMLVFVLLFSGLLARVPMAALAALLVHVGVNLVKTKEIRKIAEFNEVIVYAVTLAGVVFINLLWGIGIGFALALVLLLRRTAKVSLATETRGEEIHVTLQGHLSFLSVPAVMSRLRAIPAARTVHMRFEVDQIDHAAIEAIRAWRVGYQNAGGKVIKEPLDVLWRELLPRPLSPAA
- a CDS encoding tetratricopeptide repeat protein, which gives rise to MNRLGRLGVVLGVLTLTAATGCEEKPEPAKIHRVKGSDHLSKKEWKEAAAAYELSLQADPKQDKVWEKKAYAHMQMGETDKAAEALLKLMEFKTEPAQKAELYRGLASLHMQGGQSDKAEQYFNEALKLEPKDEASLGWLAEIYSQRGGARSMAAAPVEADLQKSLEYYDKVIALNPNSANTYLNKRIVMAKYMEHEKQQKDVAELEIKENAKDATKAAEAKARAEQHQARMEEFKKQFDELSRKFSEAAKAAKAAQAGATTK